One genomic region from Marmota flaviventris isolate mMarFla1 chromosome 6, mMarFla1.hap1, whole genome shotgun sequence encodes:
- the Cited2 gene encoding cbp/p300-interacting transactivator 2, whose product MADHMMAMNHGRFPDGTNGLHHHPAHRMGMGQFPSPHHHQQQQPQHAFNALMGDHIHYGAGNMNATSGIRHAMGPGTVNGGHPPSALAPAARFNNSQFMGPPVASQGGSLPASMQLQKLNNQYFNHHPYPHNHYMPDLHPAAGHQMNGTNQHFRDCNPKHSGGSSTPGGSGGSSTPGGSGGTSGGGAGSSSSSSGGSGGSGSNMPASVAHVPAAMLPPNVIDTDFIDEEVLMSLVIEMGLDRIKELPELWLGQNEFDFMTDFVCKQQPSRVSC is encoded by the coding sequence ATGGCAGACCATATGATGGCCATGAACCACGGGCGCTTCCCCGACGGCACCAACGGGCTGCACCACCACCCTGCCCACCGCATGGGCATGGGGCAGTTCCCGAGTCCCCATcaccatcagcagcagcagccccaacACGCCTTCAACGCCCTGATGGGCGACCACATACACTACGGCGCGGGCAACATGAATGCCACGAGCGGCATCAGGCACGCGATGGGGCCCGGGACTGTGAATGGAGGGCACCCTCCGAGTGCACTGGCCCCCGCGGCCAGGTTTAACAACTCCCAGTTCATGGGCCCCCCGGTGGCCAGCCAGGGAGGCTCCCTGCCTGCCAGCATGCAGCTGCAGAAGCTCAACAACCAGTATTTCAACCATCACCCCTATCCCCACAACCACTACATGCCGGATTTGCACCCTGCTGCAGGCCACCAGATGAACGGGACAAACCAGCACTTCCGAGATTGCAACCCCAAGCACAGCGgcggcagcagcaccccaggcGGCTCGGGCGGCAGCAGCACCCCTGGCGGCTCCGGAGGCACCTCGGGCGGCGGCgcgggcagcagcagcagcagcagcggcggcaGCGGAGGCAGTGGCAGCAACATGCCCGCCTCCGTGGCCCACGTCCCTGCTGCAATGCTGCCGCCCAATGTCATAGACACTGATTTCATCGACGAGGAAGTGCTTATGTCCTTAGTGATAGAAATGGGCTTGGACCGCATCAAGGAGCTGCCTGAACTCTGGCTGGGGCAAAACGAGTTTGATTTTATGACGGACTTCGTGTGTAAACAGCAGCCCAGCAGAGTAAGCTGTTGA